Proteins encoded in a region of the Mucilaginibacter sabulilitoris genome:
- the pdhA gene encoding pyruvate dehydrogenase (acetyl-transferring) E1 component subunit alpha, with product MSSIEINKDTYLMWYEQMLLMRKFEEKAGQLYGQQKIRGFCHLYIGQEAVLAGAMSVIKQEDSMITAYRDHAHALAKGVTPNAVMAELYGKATGCSKGKGGSMHMFDKEKHFYGGHGIVGGQVPLGAGIAFAEKYKGTEFVNIAYMGDGAVRQGALTETFNMAALWQLPVIFVCENNGYAMGTSVERTTIQTDIYKLGLPYGIPSQAVDGMDPAAVHVAMDEAVQRARRGEGPTFLEMRTYRYKGHSMSDPQKYRTKEELESYKAKDPIEITKQVIVKEGYADDKWFEEIDAKIKAIVEESVKFSEESPWPEASELYTDVYVQADYPYIRD from the coding sequence ATGAGTTCAATCGAAATTAACAAAGACACTTACCTGATGTGGTACGAACAAATGCTGTTAATGCGCAAGTTCGAAGAAAAAGCAGGACAGTTATACGGACAACAAAAAATCAGGGGCTTTTGCCACTTATACATTGGGCAGGAAGCCGTACTGGCCGGTGCCATGTCTGTAATAAAACAGGAAGACAGCATGATTACCGCTTACCGCGACCACGCTCATGCACTTGCTAAAGGCGTAACCCCTAACGCGGTTATGGCCGAGCTTTATGGTAAAGCTACCGGTTGCTCAAAAGGCAAAGGCGGCTCCATGCACATGTTTGATAAAGAAAAACATTTTTATGGTGGCCACGGCATCGTAGGCGGACAGGTTCCGCTGGGAGCCGGTATCGCTTTCGCCGAAAAGTATAAAGGTACCGAGTTTGTAAACATTGCTTATATGGGCGATGGCGCTGTACGTCAGGGGGCTTTAACCGAAACCTTTAATATGGCAGCGCTTTGGCAGTTACCTGTAATTTTTGTTTGCGAAAACAATGGTTACGCCATGGGTACTTCTGTTGAGCGTACCACCATACAAACTGATATTTATAAATTAGGCTTACCTTATGGTATCCCTTCTCAGGCTGTTGACGGTATGGATCCTGCCGCTGTTCATGTGGCAATGGACGAAGCCGTTCAGCGTGCACGCCGTGGCGAAGGCCCAACGTTCCTGGAAATGCGTACTTACCGTTATAAAGGTCACTCCATGTCTGACCCTCAAAAGTATCGTACCAAAGAAGAGCTGGAAAGCTACAAGGCTAAAGACCCAATTGAAATAACCAAACAAGTTATTGTAAAAGAAGGTTATGCTGATGATAAATGGTTTGAAGAAATTGATGCCAAAATAAAAGCTATAGTTGAGGAGTCAGTTAAATTTTCTGAAGAATCGCCATGGCCTGAGGCTTCTGAACTATATACAGATGTTTATGTTCAGGCAGACTACCCATACATCAGAGACTAA
- a CDS encoding DinB family protein — MKEETIKTNTATQPLPVQLKSTANELLQTLDDVKEEDINKVPFAGSWTAGQLGEHIILSVSGITDLVNGPTGTTRRSPDQYVQALKDMFLDFNLKFTSAEAITPAVKTYDKDSVKKKLANVFERFIVLAETRDLTDSCLAFEFPGMGHLTLLEWMYLTVFHTQRHIHQLQGIKAQL; from the coding sequence ATGAAAGAGGAAACCATAAAAACCAACACGGCAACACAACCGTTACCTGTTCAATTAAAATCAACGGCCAATGAATTGCTGCAAACTCTTGATGATGTAAAAGAGGAGGACATTAATAAAGTTCCGTTTGCCGGCAGCTGGACCGCCGGGCAACTTGGCGAGCATATCATACTGTCAGTTTCGGGTATTACAGACCTGGTAAACGGCCCTACCGGTACAACCAGGAGAAGCCCTGATCAATATGTGCAGGCCTTAAAGGATATGTTCCTGGATTTTAATTTGAAATTTACATCTGCAGAGGCAATTACGCCTGCGGTTAAAACTTATGATAAGGATTCTGTTAAAAAAAAGCTGGCAAATGTTTTTGAGCGTTTTATAGTCCTTGCCGAAACCAGGGACCTCACCGACTCCTGTCTGGCTTTCGAATTTCCGGGCATGGGGCACCTCACATTGCTGGAATGGATGTATTTAACCGTTTTTCATACCCAACGGCATATACACCAGTTACAAGGGATTAAGGCGCAGCTTTAA
- a CDS encoding NmrA family NAD(P)-binding protein — translation MKNQENTEKQILVLGGTGKTGSRVVERLIQMGCSVRIGSRSAEIPFDWNNQGTWLPVLNGMDAIYITFQPDLAVPGAVNAIRTLSKLAVESNVKHLVLLSGRGEEEAQACEKIIMDAGINWTILRASWFSQNFSESYLLDGILAGHMALPVGNIPEPFIDVDDIADVAVEVLTNDSHYGELYELTGPRLLTFQNAVNEIAAASGRAIQYEQISMDDYKAMLTKYKVPQDIIWLISYLFTEVLDGRNASLADGVQRALDRKPTDFSEYIKKTIATNVWNNETA, via the coding sequence ATGAAAAATCAGGAAAACACAGAAAAACAAATACTGGTGCTGGGTGGCACCGGAAAAACCGGAAGCCGCGTAGTCGAACGCCTTATACAAATGGGCTGTTCGGTACGGATCGGGAGCCGCAGCGCGGAAATACCTTTTGACTGGAATAACCAGGGCACCTGGCTCCCGGTGCTAAACGGCATGGATGCTATATATATCACCTTTCAGCCGGATCTGGCGGTACCAGGTGCAGTAAACGCCATCCGTACGCTAAGCAAATTGGCAGTTGAAAGCAATGTTAAACATCTTGTGCTGTTATCGGGCCGCGGTGAAGAGGAAGCACAAGCATGTGAAAAAATAATAATGGATGCAGGCATCAACTGGACCATTTTGCGTGCAAGCTGGTTTAGCCAGAATTTTAGTGAAAGTTATCTTTTAGATGGCATTTTAGCGGGGCACATGGCATTACCGGTTGGCAACATCCCCGAGCCTTTTATTGATGTAGATGATATTGCCGATGTGGCGGTTGAAGTTTTGACTAATGATAGTCACTATGGTGAGCTTTATGAACTAACCGGACCACGTTTATTAACTTTTCAGAATGCTGTAAACGAAATAGCGGCCGCCAGCGGTCGGGCGATTCAATATGAGCAGATCTCTATGGATGATTATAAAGCCATGCTTACCAAATATAAGGTGCCGCAAGATATTATATGGCTCATCTCCTACCTGTTTACCGAAGTACTTGATGGCCGTAATGCCAGCCTTGCCGATGGTGTACAACGTGCCCTGGACCGTAAACCGACTGACTTTTCTGAATATATAAAAAAGACCATCGCCACAAACGTCTGGAACAACGAAACTGCCTGA
- a CDS encoding anthranilate synthase component I family protein, which translates to MNKFKITTTHKKLLADTTTPVSIYLRLRDVFPNSLLLESSDYHSRENSLSYICCEPISGLVLNNGILKKQYPDGSQEIHEAGTFELIDQINQFIGSFETDANPGKIISNGLFGYFTHEAVEHFETIKLKQSDDTTRQIPVMQYHIYRYIIAVDHFKNELYIFHNQAEGGPTNGGIEKLEYLIKNKNFPEYHFKSVGDEQSNLTGDEFIAIVEKMKQHIYRGDVFQIVPSRAFSRTFQGDEFNVYRALRSINPSPYLFYFDYGDFRIFGSSPEAQITIKNNVASIFPIAGTFKRSGDDEKDAEIARNLENDPKESAEHVMLVDLARNDLSRHCEQVEVKAFKEVQYYSHLIHLVSHVSGKLLPDVSSFKIVADTYPAGTLSGAPKYRAMEIIDENEKIKRSFYSGAIGFLGFNGDFNHAIMIRSFLSKNNTLHYQAGAGIVAGSVAESELKEVDNKIAALRRAFELAEEL; encoded by the coding sequence ATGAACAAATTTAAAATAACCACTACCCATAAAAAGCTACTCGCAGATACCACCACGCCGGTAAGCATTTACCTCCGCCTGAGAGATGTATTTCCCAACTCGTTGTTGCTGGAAAGCTCCGACTACCACAGCCGCGAAAACAGTTTAAGCTACATTTGCTGCGAGCCCATCAGCGGACTGGTACTAAACAACGGTATCCTGAAAAAACAATACCCCGATGGCAGCCAGGAAATACATGAGGCCGGAACTTTTGAGCTGATAGATCAGATTAACCAGTTCATCGGTAGCTTTGAAACTGATGCCAACCCGGGTAAGATCATCTCAAACGGGCTGTTTGGTTATTTTACACATGAGGCGGTAGAGCATTTTGAAACCATCAAACTCAAACAAAGTGATGACACTACCCGGCAGATTCCGGTGATGCAATATCATATTTACCGCTATATTATAGCAGTTGACCATTTTAAAAACGAATTGTACATTTTCCATAACCAGGCTGAAGGCGGACCAACCAATGGCGGTATCGAAAAACTGGAATATCTCATCAAAAACAAAAATTTCCCGGAATATCATTTTAAAAGCGTGGGCGATGAGCAGTCAAACCTTACCGGTGATGAGTTTATAGCCATTGTTGAAAAAATGAAGCAGCACATTTATCGCGGTGATGTTTTTCAGATAGTGCCATCAAGAGCTTTCTCCCGAACGTTCCAGGGTGATGAATTTAATGTTTACCGGGCGCTTCGTTCCATTAACCCCTCGCCTTACCTGTTTTATTTTGATTATGGCGATTTCCGCATCTTTGGCTCATCGCCCGAGGCGCAGATCACTATCAAAAACAATGTGGCCAGTATATTCCCAATTGCCGGTACATTTAAACGCAGTGGCGATGATGAAAAAGATGCAGAAATAGCTCGCAACCTGGAAAACGACCCTAAAGAATCGGCAGAACACGTGATGCTGGTTGACCTGGCCCGTAACGACCTGAGCCGCCATTGTGAACAGGTAGAGGTTAAAGCCTTTAAAGAGGTACAGTATTATTCGCACCTGATACACCTTGTATCGCATGTAAGCGGCAAACTGCTCCCCGATGTATCGTCATTTAAAATCGTAGCCGATACTTACCCTGCGGGCACGCTGAGCGGCGCACCTAAATACCGGGCCATGGAAATTATTGACGAGAACGAGAAAATTAAACGCAGCTTTTACAGCGGCGCCATAGGTTTTCTGGGTTTCAACGGCGATTTTAACCATGCCATCATGATCCGTTCGTTTCTGAGTAAAAATAATACGCTGCATTACCAGGCAGGTGCGGGCATCGTTGCAGGTTCAGTAGCGGAAAGCGAACTGAAAGAGGTTGATAACAAAATAGCGGCCCTAAGGCGTGCTTTTGAGCTGGCAGAGGAGTTGTAG
- a CDS encoding anthranilate synthase component II, which yields MNEQQNTSNTPFRGPGGILIIDNYDSFTYNLVHLVNELGLQCEVWRNDKFAISDVDAFDKIILSPGPGIPSEAGLLLDVIEKYSPTKSIFGVCLGQQAIAEVFGGSLYNLSQPMHGVATPIKVTNSQEQLFKGLPESFKVGRYHSWVVSDKNLPEVLQVTAIDDADNSIMALTHREYDVRGVQFHPESVLTEYGKQLMQNWLS from the coding sequence ATGAACGAGCAACAGAATACCTCAAACACCCCCTTCAGGGGGCCGGGGGGCATATTAATAATTGACAATTACGATTCTTTCACCTATAACCTGGTGCATTTGGTTAATGAGCTTGGCCTGCAATGCGAGGTTTGGAGGAACGATAAGTTTGCCATTAGTGATGTGGATGCTTTTGATAAGATCATTCTTTCGCCGGGACCCGGCATACCTTCGGAAGCCGGGTTACTGCTGGACGTGATCGAAAAGTATTCGCCTACCAAAAGTATCTTTGGCGTATGCCTGGGACAGCAGGCCATAGCCGAGGTGTTTGGCGGTAGTTTATACAACTTAAGTCAGCCAATGCATGGCGTAGCCACTCCCATAAAGGTTACTAACAGCCAGGAGCAGCTTTTTAAAGGCCTTCCGGAGAGTTTTAAGGTTGGCCGCTATCATTCATGGGTAGTAAGCGATAAAAACCTGCCTGAAGTGCTGCAGGTAACCGCGATTGACGATGCTGATAATTCGATCATGGCATTAACCCACCGGGAATATGACGTGCGCGGCGTACAGTTTCACCCGGAGTCGGTATTAACCGAGTATGGAAAACAGTTAATGCAAAACTGGTTGAGTTAA
- a CDS encoding pyruvate dehydrogenase complex dihydrolipoamide acetyltransferase: MAEVVKMPKMSDTMTEGVLAKWHKKVGDKVKSGDVLAEIETDKATMDFESYQDGTLLYLGVEEGNAVPVDAVIAVLGNEGEDYKAALEQSGGSAEKKEEKPAEAAAPEAKAEDKKPAATAAPKVDLSSIPATVIRMPALSDTMTEGVIEKWNFKVGDKVKSDDSLADVATDKATMEVVGYEEGTLLYIGPKEGEAAPVNGIIAIVGKEGTDITPLLQDAGSATATAPAEEAAPEAKAETTTEAAPAASSTADDSRVKASPLARKIAKDKGINLNDVKGSAEGGRIIKKDIEEFKAPAPTSTAPAGAEAPAAAAPATKAPITLPTYTGEEKFTERAVTQMRKAISRRLSESLFTAPHFYVTMSIDMDQAIAARTRINDVAPVKISFNDFVLKACAVALKQHPAINSSFLGDKIRTNEHIHIGVAVAVDEGLLVPVIKFADGKSLSHISVEVKEFAGKAKSKKLQPAEMEGSTFTISNLGMFGVDEFTAIINTPNACILAVSGIQQVPVVKNGAVVPGNIMKVTLSCDHRVVDGATGAAFLQTLKSLLEEPVRLLI, translated from the coding sequence ATGGCCGAAGTAGTTAAAATGCCTAAGATGAGCGATACCATGACCGAAGGGGTATTGGCGAAATGGCATAAGAAAGTTGGCGATAAAGTAAAATCCGGCGATGTATTGGCCGAGATTGAAACTGATAAAGCTACCATGGATTTTGAATCGTACCAGGATGGCACCTTGTTATACTTAGGTGTTGAAGAGGGCAATGCCGTTCCGGTTGACGCTGTTATTGCCGTTTTAGGCAACGAGGGCGAAGATTACAAAGCCGCACTTGAACAAAGTGGTGGCAGCGCCGAAAAGAAAGAAGAAAAACCTGCTGAAGCTGCTGCCCCTGAAGCAAAGGCCGAAGACAAAAAACCTGCTGCTACCGCAGCGCCAAAGGTTGACCTTTCAAGCATTCCTGCTACGGTTATCCGTATGCCTGCCCTTAGCGATACCATGACCGAGGGTGTTATTGAAAAATGGAACTTTAAAGTTGGCGACAAAGTAAAATCTGACGATTCACTGGCCGACGTAGCTACTGATAAGGCTACTATGGAAGTTGTGGGCTATGAAGAAGGTACGCTTTTATATATTGGCCCTAAAGAGGGCGAAGCGGCACCGGTTAATGGCATTATAGCCATTGTTGGTAAAGAGGGTACTGATATTACACCTTTATTACAGGATGCCGGTAGCGCAACAGCTACTGCACCGGCAGAAGAAGCCGCTCCTGAAGCAAAAGCCGAAACTACTACCGAAGCCGCCCCTGCTGCTTCATCAACTGCTGATGACAGCCGCGTGAAAGCATCGCCGCTTGCACGTAAAATAGCGAAAGATAAAGGCATTAACCTTAATGATGTAAAAGGCAGCGCAGAAGGCGGTCGTATCATTAAAAAGGATATAGAAGAGTTTAAGGCACCTGCGCCAACATCTACCGCTCCGGCAGGCGCAGAAGCTCCGGCTGCTGCTGCACCTGCTACTAAAGCGCCTATCACCCTGCCAACTTATACCGGCGAAGAGAAATTTACCGAAAGGGCAGTTACACAAATGCGTAAAGCTATCAGCCGCCGCTTAAGCGAAAGCTTGTTTACCGCGCCCCACTTCTATGTAACCATGAGCATTGATATGGACCAGGCCATTGCTGCCCGTACCCGCATCAATGACGTTGCCCCGGTTAAAATATCATTTAATGATTTTGTATTAAAAGCATGCGCCGTTGCCTTAAAACAACACCCGGCTATTAATTCATCATTCCTGGGCGATAAGATCCGTACCAACGAGCATATCCACATTGGCGTTGCCGTTGCAGTTGACGAAGGTCTGCTGGTACCGGTTATTAAATTTGCCGATGGTAAATCATTAAGCCATATCTCGGTTGAAGTAAAAGAGTTTGCCGGTAAAGCAAAATCAAAAAAATTACAGCCTGCAGAAATGGAAGGCTCAACCTTTACTATATCAAATCTTGGTATGTTTGGTGTTGATGAATTTACCGCTATTATTAACACACCTAATGCCTGTATCCTTGCGGTAAGCGGTATACAACAGGTTCCGGTTGTTAAAAATGGAGCTGTAGTACCTGGTAACATCATGAAAGTTACCCTGAGCTGTGATCACCGCGTGGTTGACGGCGCAACAGGTGCTGCATTCCTGCAAACACTAAAGTCACTATTAGAAGAGCCTGTAAGGCTGCTGATCTAA
- a CDS encoding CapA family protein, translated as MLIFLQACERPVRSKQFATQQKKQLSPQNPLIKVPAPAHHDSLCVAAVGDIMMGTSYPDSTTLPPDSGRNSFRAAAAELKTADVAFGNLEGALLDTGAPAHFKLHQRSKSYLFRMPTHYASVLKNAGFNVLSLANNHINDFDAFGRKSTTKALDSLGIHYAGLQVKPSTVFEFNGIKYGFCSFAPNANTVSIHDLKGAARIISDLKQRCNVVIVSFHGGGEGVDFEHVPFTVETFIGEKRGDVHAFAHNAIDAGADLILGNGPHVNRALEIYKNRLIAYSLGNFCTYKSVSVIGVCGMAPLLKVYVNKKGEFLSGRIISFRQAHDKGLVRDTLNQASRRIRMLTETDFPDAGLTISDNGDITAVPQFENSFAKVIQPKE; from the coding sequence ATGTTAATCTTTTTACAGGCTTGTGAAAGGCCTGTCCGGAGTAAGCAATTCGCCACTCAACAAAAAAAACAGTTATCTCCGCAAAATCCACTCATAAAAGTTCCTGCCCCTGCTCATCACGATTCGCTTTGTGTAGCTGCCGTTGGCGATATTATGATGGGTACATCATATCCCGATAGTACCACTCTGCCTCCTGATAGTGGTCGCAATAGTTTCAGGGCGGCCGCTGCCGAGTTAAAAACGGCCGATGTTGCGTTTGGCAACCTTGAAGGAGCCTTGCTTGATACCGGGGCGCCGGCACATTTTAAGCTGCACCAGCGGAGCAAATCGTACCTGTTCAGGATGCCTACTCATTACGCCTCGGTTTTAAAAAATGCCGGGTTTAACGTGCTTAGTTTGGCAAATAACCATATTAATGATTTCGACGCTTTCGGTCGTAAAAGCACCACTAAAGCCTTGGATAGCCTGGGCATACATTACGCCGGGTTACAGGTAAAGCCGTCAACCGTGTTTGAGTTTAATGGTATCAAGTATGGCTTTTGCTCCTTTGCACCTAATGCTAATACCGTATCTATCCATGACCTCAAAGGAGCCGCACGCATCATAAGCGATCTGAAACAGCGCTGCAATGTTGTTATAGTATCATTTCATGGCGGAGGCGAAGGTGTTGATTTTGAACACGTACCCTTTACGGTTGAAACGTTCATTGGCGAAAAACGGGGCGATGTACATGCCTTTGCCCATAATGCTATTGATGCCGGTGCCGATCTTATTTTAGGTAACGGCCCCCATGTTAATCGCGCATTAGAAATATATAAGAACCGGTTGATTGCCTATAGCCTGGGGAATTTTTGCACGTATAAAAGCGTGAGCGTGATAGGCGTTTGCGGTATGGCACCCCTGCTAAAGGTTTATGTAAATAAAAAAGGTGAGTTTTTAAGCGGCCGTATTATATCGTTCAGGCAGGCTCATGACAAGGGTTTGGTACGCGACACACTTAATCAGGCCTCGCGCCGTATCCGCATGCTAACCGAAACAGATTTCCCGGATGCCGGCCTAACTATTTCTGACAACGGCGACATTACTGCTGTTCCCCAATTTGAAAATTCATTTGCAAAAGTTATACAGCCTAAAGAATAA
- a CDS encoding cytochrome B, which yields MNLYSFLQHLHSGFRYIVVVLIVVAALLALINLMGKKPYTEGNRKLNLFAMISVHTQLLIGIVLYFVSPFVQFNSTTMKNPVTRFFTVEHWLMMVIAIVLITIGHSKSKKATTDEAKHKAIFVFYIFGLIIISTGILLIPRG from the coding sequence ATGAACCTTTATAGCTTTTTACAGCATCTCCATTCTGGCTTTCGTTACATTGTGGTGGTACTTATTGTTGTGGCTGCCTTATTGGCGCTTATTAACCTCATGGGTAAAAAACCTTATACCGAAGGTAACCGCAAGCTTAACCTTTTCGCCATGATATCGGTACATACCCAATTGCTTATTGGTATTGTATTGTATTTTGTGAGCCCGTTTGTTCAGTTTAACAGTACTACCATGAAAAACCCAGTTACCCGTTTTTTTACAGTTGAACACTGGCTTATGATGGTAATTGCCATTGTATTAATCACCATTGGTCACAGCAAATCAAAAAAAGCTACTACTGATGAAGCCAAGCACAAAGCTATTTTTGTGTTCTACATATTCGGTTTGATTATAATTTCAACCGGTATCCTATTAATTCCACGTGGCTAA
- a CDS encoding C40 family peptidase, with protein sequence MRKIIFAIALLFSVLASQAQTTSVTNTTTDKAPDEQEGLAKTYLSQIMGVALSATSNMKLFHFVYDWIGTPYHFGGESRRGIDCSAFTKELYSEVFNLDIKRSSRDIFSMVNPVGRDDLKEGDLVFFKIHSRRISHVGIYLGNNRFAHASSKGVAISSLDDNYYSRYFYKGGRLLASFKDELTGGSSSSSDDVDEKEQ encoded by the coding sequence ATGAGGAAAATTATTTTTGCTATTGCATTACTTTTCAGCGTTTTAGCTTCACAGGCTCAAACAACAAGTGTCACCAATACCACTACAGATAAAGCTCCCGACGAGCAGGAGGGTTTAGCCAAAACATATCTTTCACAAATTATGGGTGTTGCATTATCAGCAACCTCAAACATGAAACTTTTTCATTTTGTTTATGATTGGATTGGTACCCCATACCACTTTGGCGGTGAATCAAGAAGAGGGATAGACTGCTCGGCTTTTACTAAAGAATTATACAGCGAGGTTTTTAACCTGGATATTAAAAGAAGCTCACGTGATATTTTTAGTATGGTGAACCCTGTAGGGAGGGATGACCTGAAAGAAGGTGATTTGGTTTTCTTCAAAATTCACAGCCGCCGTATATCACATGTTGGTATTTATTTAGGCAACAACAGGTTTGCACATGCATCATCAAAAGGTGTTGCCATCAGCAGCCTAGATGATAATTATTACAGCCGCTATTTTTACAAAGGCGGTCGTTTGCTGGCTTCGTTTAAAGACGAACTTACCGGAGGCTCATCATCCTCGTCAGATGATGTTGATGAAAAAGAACAATAA
- the trpC gene encoding indole-3-glycerol phosphate synthase TrpC — MNILDKIVANKKKEVASAKKRTSYVELEESEYFHRETYSFKDFLLDPQRSGIIAEFKRKSPSKGIINDKVRVSAVTNDYAAAGASALSVLTDRNFFMGRKADLVKARSVNTIPVLRKDFMIDEYQVIEAKSLGADIILLIAAILSHAEIDNLAKLAKSIGLNVLLEVHDLEELERSINPNLDAIGVNNRNLTDFTVSVETSYQLAKHIPAEFLKISESAISDPATIRHLKLEGFNGFLIGETFMKQPDPGQAMRDFVAQL; from the coding sequence ATGAATATACTTGATAAAATAGTTGCCAATAAAAAAAAGGAAGTAGCATCGGCCAAAAAACGCACTTCATACGTAGAGCTGGAAGAGTCTGAATATTTCCACCGCGAAACCTATTCGTTCAAAGATTTTTTGCTCGATCCACAACGCAGCGGAATTATAGCCGAGTTTAAACGCAAGTCGCCATCAAAAGGCATTATTAATGATAAGGTAAGGGTAAGCGCGGTTACTAATGATTATGCCGCGGCCGGCGCGTCGGCCCTGTCTGTTTTAACCGACCGTAATTTTTTTATGGGCCGTAAGGCCGACCTGGTAAAAGCCCGTTCGGTAAATACTATCCCTGTATTGCGTAAGGATTTCATGATTGATGAGTACCAGGTGATTGAAGCAAAATCATTGGGTGCCGATATTATTTTGCTGATAGCCGCCATACTTTCACATGCTGAAATTGATAACCTCGCTAAACTGGCTAAAAGCATTGGCTTAAATGTGCTGCTGGAGGTACATGACCTTGAGGAGCTGGAACGCAGTATAAACCCCAACCTGGATGCCATTGGCGTAAACAACCGTAACCTTACCGATTTTACGGTATCGGTAGAAACATCGTACCAACTGGCAAAACATATCCCTGCCGAGTTTCTGAAAATATCAGAAAGCGCCATCAGCGATCCGGCAACCATCAGGCATTTAAAACTGGAGGGCTTTAATGGCTTTTTAATAGGCGAAACCTTTATGAAGCAGCCCGATCCCGGCCAGGCCATGCGCGATTTTGTAGCGCAGTTGTAA